Proteins from one Rosa chinensis cultivar Old Blush chromosome 7, RchiOBHm-V2, whole genome shotgun sequence genomic window:
- the LOC121050415 gene encoding gibberellin-regulated protein 14-like: MLILCASVLLVATRVSCYDDHEKVKKKDQSERQSLLGTWLYPRNVPKAPESSPLLLNQPIATLPRSPTPVTCAQVKPPASHQSQSLLSMWLYPGIPEAPSPVICAQATPPATSSTPIVNTHRDCMPLCAARCRVEPHRKICRRLCMKCCSRCKCVPPGEYGANMDKCGKCYTDMEYHGHKCP; encoded by the exons ATGCTTATTCTTTGTGCCTCTGTTCTCCTTGTCGCTACTAGG GTCTCATGCTATGATGATCACGAGAAAGTCAAGAAGAAG GATCAAAGTGAACGCCAAAGTTTACTCGGTACGTGGCTATATCCGCGCAATGTTCCTAAAGCACCCGAATCATCACCGTTACTGCTAAATCAGCCCATTGCTACTCTACCACGGTCGCCCACACCGGTTACCTGTGCACAAGTAAAACCACCCGCCAGTCACCAGTCCCAAAGTTTATTAAGTATGTGGCTATATCCGGGCATTCCCGAAGCACCCTCGCCAGTCATTTGTGCACAAGCAACACCACCCGCAACATCGTCCACTCCCATTGTGAATACTCATAGAG ATTGCATGCCGTTGTGTGCAGCGAGGTGTAGAGTAGAACCACACAGGAAGATATGCAGGAGGTTGTGTATGAAGTGCTGTAGCCGGTGCAAATGTGTTCCACCGGGAGAATATGGCGCCAACATGGATAAGTGTGGCAAGTGCTATACTGATATGGAGTATCACGGCCATAAGTGCCCATGA